In Pelmatolapia mariae isolate MD_Pm_ZW linkage group LG13, Pm_UMD_F_2, whole genome shotgun sequence, a genomic segment contains:
- the LOC134639692 gene encoding L-threonine ammonia-lyase, with translation MNFAAQLFYSSYLSERLERLYSPRPALKDSEENDPFWQREELYLGPSQPGSSYKYGPISNGTVGRRPTLIEPERLKDFGVEELLNGDVKVHETKVVMAPEVVLMDPPKTRRVSEFRMIPRPPAQYLRFEDISAAAFRIQSGMQKTPCTYSRLSKQYGMEIYLKKEHLHYTGSVKERGVLYLLTSLTQEQQRMGVIVATDCNFSMAVAHHAVELKIPVFVIMPSSCSSPRLRIYRDYGAMVISYGSTGRDSQNHACHLARENGYLYLEEDENAAYLAGLGTVGMEIYEQVPKLEAVVIPAAGQYGLLAGTAAAIKHLDSRILVIGVEPDDFPLLLQSLKTNGPIKDMHSNPNKKLYGDLMEHSLGVNTFQLAKKLVDKVITVSEEDSLVAMLRFQEFERSTVDTEGAMGLAAILAGQLPELKGKKVAVVVSSANMELEVVRQCMDRALVLDNRISKFSVQLGEWPGDMAKLLDVLTREDVRLLDVCHRRHSDKSELFKAKVECVVETRDKMQSAHLRKTLSERYPSICWLDR, from the exons ATGAACTTTGCCGCTCAATTATTCTACTCGAGCTATTTGAGCGAGCGACTTGAGCGTTTGTACTCACCACGGCCGGCCCTTAAAGACAGCGAGGAGAATGACCCCTTCTGGCAGAG AGAGGAGTTGTATCTGGGCCCCAGTCAGCCCGGCAGCTCTTACAAATATGGTCCCATCAGTAACGGCACCGTGGGCCGCAGACCCACCCTTATTGAACCGGAGCGTCTGAAGGactttggtgtggaagaacttctCAACGGTGATGTGAAAGtccatgaaaccaaagtagTGATGGCTCCTGAGGTTGTCCTCATGGACCCCCCCAAAACCAGACGTGTCAGCGAGTTCAGGATGATCCCGAGACCTCCTGCCCAGTACCTCCGCTTCGAGGACATCAGCGCGGCAGCCTTCAGGATCCAGTCAGGGATGCAGAAGACGCCTTGCACG TACTCCAGATTGTCCAAACAGTACGGGATGGAGATCTACCTGAAGAAGGAGCACCTGCACTACACCGGCTCTGTGAAGGAGAGAGGAGTGCTGTACCTGCTCACCTCCCTCACGCAG GAGCAGCAAAGGATGGGTGTGATCGTGGCCACTGACTGTAACTTCTCCATGGCCGTGGCGCACCATGCGGTGGAGCTGAAGATCCCGGTGTTTGTCATCATGCCGTCAAGTTGCTCCTCGCCCCGCCTCAGGATCTACAGAGACTACGGCGCCATGGTTATCTCCTACGGCAGCACCGGCCGCGATTCCCAGAACCACGCCTGCCATCTGGCCAGGGAGAATGGATACCTCTACCTGGAAGA agaTGAAAATGCAGCGTACCTGGCAGGACTGGGCACTGTGGGCATGGAGATCTATGAACAGGTGCCCAAACTGGAGGCAGTGGTCATTCCTGCTGCAGGACAGTATGGTCTACTGGCTGGCACCGCTGCAGCCATCAAACACCTCGACTCTCGCATTCTTGTCATA GGAGTTGAACCAGACGATTTCCCTTTGCTGCTACAATCTCTGAAAACGAACGGTCCAATCAAAGACATGCACAGCAACCCCAATAAGAAACTTTATGGAG ATCTCATGGAGCATTCACTTGGTGTTAACACCTTTCAGCTGGCAAAGAAACTGGTGGACAAAGTCATCACTGTCAG CGAGGAAGACTCTCTGGTGGCAATGCTGCGGTTTCAGGAATTTGAACGCTCCACTGTGGACACAGAGGGAGCCATGGGATTGGCTGCCATTTTGGCCGGACAACTACCAGAACTAAAAGGCAAAAA GGTGGCTGTGGTGGTGAGCAGCGCTAACATGGAGCTGGAAGTGGTGAGGCAGTGCATGGACCGAGCTTTGGTGTTGGACAACCGGATCAGTAAGTTCTCAGTGCAGCTGGGAGAGTGGCCAGGAGACATGGCTAAGCTGCTGGATGTTCTGACCAGAGAGGACGTCAG GTTGTTGGACGTCTGCCATCGTAGACACAGCGATAAGTCAGAGCTCTTCAAGGCAAAG gTGGAGTGTGTGGTGGAAACCAGGGATAAGATGCAGAGCGCTCATCTGCGCAAGACGCTGAGCGAGCGCTACCCCTCTATATGCTGGCTGGACCGGTGA
- the LOC134640071 gene encoding transmembrane protein 254-like: protein MGKMYKCRQCTVFAPDVVPFELLGPFGTFSKNLAYNHHDLLYKGWWLTCAIHLCEALVALKLCSNKGIKDKTTQCLWFIQTFLFGFASLRLLIKYDPERSKQD, encoded by the exons ATGgggaaaatgtataaatgtcGGCAG TGCACAGTGTTTGCACCAGATGTAGTCCCATTTGAGCTTCTTGGTCCATTTGGCACCTTCTCCAAAAACCTTGCGTATAACCATCATGATCTACTGTACAAAGG gtGGTGGTTGACCTGTGCTATTCATCTTTGTGAGGCCCTGGTTGCACTGAAGTTGTGCAG CAACAAAGGCATCAAGGACAAGACCACTCAGTGCCTGTGGTTTATCCAGACCTTTCTGTTCGGCTTCGCCTCCCTCCGCCTGCTAATTAAGTATGACCCAGAGCGTTCCAAGCAGGACTGA